A stretch of DNA from Cannabis sativa cultivar Pink pepper isolate KNU-18-1 chromosome X, ASM2916894v1, whole genome shotgun sequence:
ATGACAAGCAACGCTGCCGAAAGCTTCAACAAGGTGACAGAAGAATTCAGAAAATATCCAGTAACTATTTTGGTTGACTTCATCAGGTTCACACTTCAAAATTGGTTTGCTTCTCGTCTCGAAAAGGCTAGTAAGTGCGCTACTCCTTTGGCTACTACTTTTGAAAATGATTTAAAGGATCAACACAAAGATGGTATGTTCAGGAGTGTCCTTCGTAATGGTGCCCAATTGTTCAACGTTGGTACGAGTCCTCAAGGTGagagaggtggtgatgtgaactTAGTGGAGAGAACATGCACTTGCGGACTTTTCCAAATGCTGAAAATCCCTTGTCCACATGCATGTGCCGCAGCAGTTAGTCAGAATGTGAGCGTGTACACACTTTGCTCTCCATATTACACTAAAGAAACGTGGAAGAAAACCTACGATGCCACAATTAATATTGTTGGCGAGGAGGATGAGTGGGTACTACCGGAACATATCAAGAACATAAGAATCGGGGTACCAGTGGAGAAAAAACCAGTAGGTCGGCCTAGGAAGAGCAATGCAGGTAGAAGACCGACGAAGCGTCGACCGTCTAGTGGTCAGGTGGTAGTGGAACCTCGTCATTGTTCGCTATGTCACGGTTCAGGGCACAACAGAGCTACATGCAAAGCTCGAGTTTGAACCATTTCTCCAATTTTTAAATGAATATGTGTTGTATTGCTGGTTGTTGGATATTGTGCTTTTTTCTCCtagattaataattttttggtttgtttACCGATTTTAGGCGACATTATGCGATTAATGTGCGATTTATAACTGACAGGAGCTAGTTTGTAGTGTGTTTTGTATTTTGGCGATATCCTGCGATTAttgtgcgatttttgtgcgatgtTAACTGACAGgatcttgttttttggttgCTCGTTTCTGTATTGATTGGCGATCTTTGTGCGATTATggtgcgatttttgtgcgatgtTAACTGACAGGATCCTGTTTTTGAGTTTGCTTTGGTTCTGTATTTTTGGCGACATTGTGCGATTATGGTGCGATTTTTCTGCGATGTGAAGAAATCTAGATTTGTTAGTTTGTGTATTTTGGCGATATTATGCGCGATGAATGTGCGATTTTAATGCGATTCCTAGCGAAATAATTTATCAAGAAGTCATCTTTTCACagtatttatgaaaaatttaaaaaagaaataaattgatACAAGCAACAATTTAAATAGCTTTAAATTtacttgttatatataaatttggtgagattataatacaattacaaaatggGAGTTTATGTGTACAAGATTAACAATGTAAAAACCTTCAAAAAACTACCACGTTAAGTTCTGGTAAAATAGGTCCACACACCACCTATGTCTAAAGGTGAGCA
This window harbors:
- the LOC133031986 gene encoding uncharacterized protein LOC133031986, translating into MTSNAAESFNKVTEEFRKYPVTILVDFIRFTLQNWFASRLEKASKCATPLATTFENDLKDQHKDGMFRSVLRNGAQLFNVGTSPQGERGGDVNLVERTCTCGLFQMLKIPCPHACAAAVSQNVSVYTLCSPYYTKETWKKTYDATINIVGEEDEWVLPEHIKNIRIGVPVEKKPVGRPRKSNAGRRPTKRRPSSGQDLVFWLLVSVLIGDLCAIMVRFLCDVN